The Parcubacteria group bacterium genome contains the following window.
GTATCCCCAAAATCTTCTCCAGCCTAATCCGCGACCACCGCCTTGTCTTCGTCCATAAATCATACCGCCTCCCTGCCTGCCGGCAGGCACGGCGCAAGGTCCCATTCCTCTTCCTGACATCGGCCCCATTCCCATCGGACCTGTTCCA
Protein-coding sequences here:
- a CDS encoding DUF5320 domain-containing protein; translated protein: MPRQNGTGPMGMGPMSGRGMGPCAVPAGRQGGGMIYGRRQGGGRGLGWRRFWGYYPAPSVDKKEETKILSEEAEVLEEELKAVKARLEEIKNKK